A single region of the Pseudomonas sp. GGS8 genome encodes:
- a CDS encoding chemotaxis protein CheW yields MNASDTLSVTHEDAQAIDDCWNRIGIHGDQSCPLLSEHIHCRNCAVYSAAATRLLDRYALQQGDRGRISRAAESEVKTRSLLMFRLGEEWLGLATRSLVEVAPLQAIHSLPHQRSRALLGVANVRGALVACLSLVELLGLDDTSGVAPGARVTPRMLIIAAHGGSVVVPVDEVDGIHAIDERILDAASQSGSQASAKYTRGVLQFKGRSLRWLDEEQLLSAVTRSLT; encoded by the coding sequence ATGAACGCCTCCGACACCTTGAGCGTCACCCATGAAGATGCCCAGGCCATCGACGACTGCTGGAACCGCATCGGTATCCACGGCGACCAGTCCTGCCCGCTGCTGAGCGAGCACATTCATTGCCGCAATTGCGCGGTGTATTCGGCTGCCGCCACGCGCTTGCTCGACCGTTACGCCTTGCAGCAGGGCGACCGCGGGCGAATCTCCAGGGCGGCCGAGAGCGAGGTGAAAACCCGTTCGCTGCTGATGTTTCGCCTCGGTGAAGAGTGGCTGGGCCTGGCCACCCGCAGCCTGGTCGAAGTGGCGCCGCTGCAAGCGATTCACTCCTTGCCGCACCAGCGCTCCCGGGCGTTGCTCGGCGTGGCGAATGTGCGCGGTGCCTTGGTGGCGTGTCTGTCGCTGGTGGAGCTGTTGGGGCTCGACGACACCAGTGGCGTGGCACCCGGTGCGCGGGTGACGCCGCGGATGCTGATCATCGCGGCCCACGGTGGGTCGGTCGTGGTGCCGGTGGACGAAGTGGACGGGATTCACGCCATTGATGAGCGCATTCTCGATGCGGCCTCTCAGTCCGGCAGCCAGGCCAGCGCCAAATACACCCGTGGCGTCTTGCAATTCAAAGGTCGCAGCCTGCGTTGGCTGGATGAAGAGCAGCTGCTGTCTGCCGTGACCCGGAGCCTCACATGA